From the genome of Solidesulfovibrio carbinolicus, one region includes:
- a CDS encoding EAL and HDOD domain-containing protein, giving the protein MSSNTDANYAVARHPIYRIDGDVFGYELLYRTVGGSNAAAFPSDAEATLAVLANGVHAISQDIDPQKKIFINFSKEILESGHHKFLDPGRFVIEILEHVACDAAFVELVRGIHEAGFVLALDDYVGDPAFDPLLPYATYIKVDFLALAGDPARLGAVVDRCLALGKTVLAEKVETEADVAWCRNRGVPLAQGYFYSRPMIVTAKILEPNQAVKLNLLAEVSQPELDVRRVREIIGSDVSLTYKLLRYVNTASFYRGQPIESVDFAVTRLGRNALSSWVAVNMLATLGASARDRELAFASAVRGRFLALADGRRIPGRATCHDGQSICLTGLLSLLDAMLGMPMVQALAGLSIDEGTRTALLGGTSSCSPCLALAGCYDAGGERVMAALRAYGVAPSDASAAYFEALAWAADMFRP; this is encoded by the coding sequence ATGTCTTCCAATACAGACGCCAATTACGCCGTAGCCAGACACCCCATCTATCGCATCGACGGCGACGTGTTCGGCTATGAGCTGCTCTATCGCACCGTGGGCGGCTCCAACGCGGCCGCCTTTCCCTCGGACGCCGAGGCGACCCTGGCCGTGCTGGCCAACGGCGTCCACGCCATCTCCCAGGACATCGACCCCCAAAAGAAGATCTTCATCAACTTTTCCAAGGAAATCCTGGAATCCGGCCACCATAAATTCCTGGACCCGGGACGCTTCGTCATCGAGATCCTGGAGCATGTGGCTTGCGACGCGGCTTTTGTGGAGCTGGTGCGCGGCATCCATGAGGCCGGCTTCGTGCTGGCCCTGGACGACTACGTGGGCGACCCGGCCTTTGATCCGCTCTTGCCCTACGCGACCTACATCAAGGTGGATTTCCTGGCCCTGGCCGGCGATCCGGCCCGGCTTGGGGCCGTGGTGGACCGCTGTCTGGCCCTGGGCAAGACCGTGCTGGCCGAAAAGGTGGAGACCGAGGCCGACGTGGCCTGGTGCCGTAACCGGGGCGTGCCCCTGGCCCAGGGCTATTTCTACAGCCGGCCCATGATCGTCACAGCCAAGATTCTCGAACCCAACCAGGCGGTGAAGCTCAATCTGCTGGCCGAGGTGAGCCAGCCCGAACTCGACGTGCGCCGGGTGCGCGAGATCATCGGTTCGGACGTGTCGCTGACCTACAAGCTTTTGCGCTACGTCAACACGGCCAGTTTCTACCGGGGCCAGCCCATCGAGTCGGTGGATTTCGCGGTCACGCGCCTGGGCCGTAACGCCCTGTCCAGCTGGGTGGCCGTCAACATGCTGGCCACGCTTGGGGCCTCGGCCCGCGACCGGGAGCTGGCCTTTGCCTCGGCCGTGCGCGGCCGGTTTCTGGCCTTGGCCGACGGCCGCCGCATTCCGGGCCGCGCGACCTGCCACGACGGCCAAAGCATCTGCCTGACCGGGTTGTTGTCGCTGCTCGACGCCATGCTCGGGATGCCCATGGTCCAGGCCCTGGCCGGGCTGTCCATCGACGAGGGCACCCGGACGGCGCTGCTTGGCGGGACAAGTTCCTGTTCGCCCTGCCTGGCCCTGGCCGGCTGCTACGACGCCGGCGGCGAGAGGGTCATGGCGGCGCTTCGCGCCTACGGCGTGGCCCCCAGCGACGCCTCGGCCGCCTATTTCGAGGCCCTGGCCTGGGCGGCGGACATGTTTCGGCCGTAG
- a CDS encoding RrF2 family transcriptional regulator — MAVTQKCQYALRALLELALREGTGAAPAGEIADRQAIPKRFLEVILNQLRQGGFVASQRGKEGGFYLARPASEVTVGAVIRFMDGPISPVDCHRERPGHDCPLQGGCVFRGLWDEARDALERVYDTRSLADLVAEDRRMRRAAKTADYVI; from the coding sequence GTGGCCGTGACCCAGAAATGCCAATACGCCCTGCGCGCCCTGCTCGAACTGGCCCTGCGCGAGGGAACCGGGGCAGCCCCGGCCGGCGAGATCGCCGACCGCCAGGCCATCCCCAAACGCTTCCTGGAAGTGATCCTCAACCAGCTGCGCCAGGGCGGCTTCGTGGCCTCCCAACGCGGCAAGGAAGGCGGCTTCTACCTGGCCCGGCCGGCCTCGGAAGTGACCGTCGGCGCGGTGATCCGCTTCATGGACGGCCCCATCAGCCCGGTGGACTGCCACCGGGAGCGCCCGGGCCACGACTGCCCCCTGCAAGGGGGCTGCGTCTTTCGGGGACTCTGGGACGAGGCCCGCGACGCCCTGGAGCGGGTCTACGACACCCGCAGCCTGGCCGACCTCGTGGCCGAGGACCGGCGCATGCGCCGGGCGGCCAAGACCGCCGACTACGTCATCTGA
- a CDS encoding MOSC domain-containing protein, whose amino-acid sequence MAVVNSVCLSLKKGERKTAVRQATLVADHGIDGDAHAGSPRQVSLLSLDALTRMRQKLDWLAPGDFAENLNVDGLETLDIAVGRRLRVGADVVLEVTAIGKVCHDAGCAIKKAAGTCVMPREGVFAKVLVGGEVTAGDVVAVVEGE is encoded by the coding sequence ATGGCCGTCGTCAATAGCGTATGTTTGAGCCTCAAAAAAGGAGAACGCAAGACCGCCGTGCGCCAGGCGACCCTGGTCGCCGACCACGGCATCGACGGCGACGCCCATGCCGGCTCGCCCCGACAGGTGAGCCTTTTATCCCTGGATGCGCTCACCCGGATGCGCCAAAAGCTCGACTGGCTGGCCCCCGGGGATTTTGCCGAGAACCTCAACGTGGACGGCCTGGAAACCCTCGACATCGCCGTGGGGCGGCGCCTGCGGGTCGGCGCGGACGTGGTGCTGGAAGTCACGGCCATCGGCAAGGTCTGCCACGACGCTGGCTGCGCCATCAAAAAAGCGGCCGGAACCTGCGTCATGCCCCGGGAAGGCGTGTTCGCCAAGGTGCTCGTCGGCGGCGAAGTCACGGCCGGCGACGTAGTGGCGGTGGTGGAGGGGGAGTAG
- a CDS encoding cysteine hydrolase family protein — protein sequence MPTSSQTAQTSALVLIDIQNDYFPGGAMALAEPEAAGRNAAALLARFRAAGRPVFHIRHEAAHPGATFFLPGTPGADIHACVAPLPGETVILKHWPNSFRDTGLGAALEASGAKRLAVAGMMTHMCVDATVRAAFDLGYAVTVAADACATRELAYGGRTVAPADVQAAFLAALGAVYAEVVAAGAVAV from the coding sequence ATGCCGACCAGCTCCCAAACGGCGCAAACAAGCGCCCTTGTCCTAATCGACATCCAAAACGACTATTTTCCGGGCGGGGCCATGGCCCTGGCCGAACCCGAGGCCGCCGGCCGCAACGCCGCCGCCCTGCTGGCCCGGTTCCGGGCCGCCGGCCGGCCGGTCTTCCACATCCGCCACGAGGCCGCCCATCCCGGGGCCACGTTTTTCCTGCCCGGCACGCCCGGGGCCGACATCCATGCCTGTGTGGCCCCGCTGCCCGGCGAGACCGTCATCCTCAAGCACTGGCCCAACAGCTTCCGCGACACCGGCCTGGGCGCGGCCCTTGAGGCCAGCGGCGCCAAGCGCCTGGCGGTGGCCGGCATGATGACCCACATGTGCGTGGACGCCACGGTCCGGGCGGCCTTTGACCTGGGCTACGCCGTCACCGTGGCCGCCGACGCCTGCGCCACCCGCGAGCTGGCTTACGGCGGCCGGACCGTGGCCCCGGCCGATGTCCAGGCCGCCTTCCTGGCCGCCCTGGGCGCGGTTTACGCCGAGGTCGTGGCCGCAGGGGCGGTTGCCGTCTAG
- a CDS encoding MoaD/ThiS family protein, with translation MAKSIELRGFMELSELFRERGWNTPHEVAVPDTMTGPELLALLDVGRERVEVIFVNGKATSPEAAVVADGDRVALAPPGVPGPYRVLLGFKKMG, from the coding sequence ATGGCGAAGTCCATTGAATTGCGTGGTTTTATGGAACTTTCCGAGCTATTCCGGGAACGGGGCTGGAACACGCCCCACGAGGTCGCTGTCCCGGACACGATGACCGGGCCGGAGTTGCTGGCCCTGCTTGACGTCGGGCGGGAGCGGGTCGAGGTGATTTTCGTCAACGGCAAGGCGACGAGCCCCGAGGCGGCGGTGGTCGCCGACGGCGACCGGGTCGCCCTGGCTCCGCCGGGCGTGCCCGGACCGTACCGCGTGCTGCTGGGTTTCAAGAAGATGGGCTGA
- a CDS encoding aldehyde ferredoxin oxidoreductase family protein produces MPKFIRIDMGAKAVKIEECPEKYAGLAGRGLTSIFVADEVKPTCHPLGKNNKLIFAPGYLTGTSAANSGRLSCGAKSPLTGGIKESNTGGTFAQRMSKMDIKALVFEGLPEGDGFYVVKVTMDGATIEEAPAEIIGMGNYEAIKVLQAKYGPKVGVAIIGPAGEMRLTAANISFADPQSNIRSAGRGGLGAVMGAKKIKAVVIDDTGAPGVTIANPEAFKDASKRFTNALTTHPVTGQALPKYGTNILINILNEAGGLPTKNFRTGRNEWANNVGGETMAAVIESRKGKTTHGCHAGCIIRCSQHYNDKDEKYLTSGFEYETIWALGANACVDDLDAIAYADREFDDVGVDSIETAVTVGVAMEAGIIPWGDAKAMLNLILEIRKGTPLGRILGSGAGALGQMYGLSRVPTVKNQAIPAYDPRAVKGVGLTYATTPMGADHTAGYAVATNILKVGGFVDPLGKEGQVELSRNLQIATAAVDSTGMCLFIAFAILDIADGFNALVEMINARYNLSLTGDDVVALGKTILKAERGFNERAGFTKAHDRLPEFFEEPCAPHNVTWDFTDEEIDEVFNF; encoded by the coding sequence ATGCCAAAGTTCATTCGTATCGACATGGGCGCGAAAGCGGTGAAGATCGAGGAATGCCCCGAAAAGTACGCTGGCCTGGCCGGCCGCGGGCTGACCTCCATTTTCGTCGCCGATGAAGTGAAGCCGACCTGCCATCCGCTGGGCAAGAACAACAAGCTGATCTTCGCCCCCGGCTACCTGACCGGCACCAGCGCCGCCAACTCCGGCCGCCTGTCCTGCGGGGCCAAGAGCCCGCTCACCGGCGGCATCAAGGAAAGCAACACCGGCGGCACCTTCGCCCAGCGCATGTCCAAAATGGACATCAAGGCCCTGGTCTTTGAAGGCCTGCCCGAGGGCGACGGCTTTTACGTCGTCAAGGTCACCATGGACGGCGCGACCATTGAAGAGGCCCCGGCCGAAATCATCGGCATGGGCAACTACGAAGCCATCAAGGTGCTGCAAGCCAAGTACGGCCCCAAGGTCGGCGTGGCCATCATCGGACCGGCCGGCGAAATGCGCCTGACCGCCGCCAACATCTCGTTTGCCGATCCCCAGAGCAACATCCGCAGCGCCGGCCGGGGCGGCCTTGGCGCGGTCATGGGCGCGAAAAAGATCAAAGCCGTGGTCATCGACGACACCGGCGCGCCCGGCGTGACCATCGCCAATCCCGAGGCCTTCAAGGATGCGTCCAAGCGCTTCACCAACGCCCTGACCACCCACCCGGTCACCGGCCAGGCCCTGCCCAAGTACGGCACCAACATCCTCATCAACATCCTTAACGAAGCCGGCGGCCTGCCCACCAAGAACTTCCGCACCGGACGCAACGAGTGGGCCAACAACGTCGGCGGCGAAACCATGGCCGCCGTCATCGAGTCCCGCAAGGGCAAGACCACCCACGGCTGCCATGCCGGCTGCATCATCCGCTGCTCCCAGCACTACAACGACAAGGACGAGAAGTACCTGACCAGCGGTTTCGAGTATGAGACCATCTGGGCCCTTGGCGCCAACGCCTGCGTGGACGACCTCGACGCCATCGCCTACGCCGACCGCGAGTTCGACGATGTGGGCGTGGACTCCATCGAGACCGCCGTCACCGTGGGCGTGGCCATGGAAGCCGGCATCATCCCCTGGGGCGACGCCAAGGCCATGCTGAACCTCATCCTGGAAATCCGCAAAGGCACCCCCCTTGGCCGCATCCTGGGCAGCGGCGCCGGCGCGCTGGGCCAGATGTATGGCTTAAGCCGCGTGCCCACGGTGAAAAACCAGGCCATCCCGGCCTACGATCCGCGCGCCGTCAAGGGCGTTGGCCTGACCTACGCCACCACCCCCATGGGCGCCGACCACACCGCCGGCTACGCCGTGGCCACCAACATCCTCAAGGTCGGCGGCTTCGTCGATCCGCTGGGCAAGGAAGGCCAGGTCGAGCTGTCGCGCAACCTGCAGATCGCCACCGCCGCCGTGGACAGCACCGGCATGTGCCTGTTTATTGCCTTTGCCATCCTGGACATCGCCGACGGCTTCAACGCCCTGGTGGAGATGATCAACGCCCGCTACAACCTGTCGCTTACCGGCGACGACGTCGTGGCCCTGGGCAAGACCATCCTCAAGGCCGAACGCGGCTTCAACGAGCGCGCCGGCTTCACCAAGGCCCACGACCGGCTGCCGGAGTTCTTCGAGGAGCCCTGCGCCCCGCACAATGTGACCTGGGACTTCACCGACGAAGAGATCGACGAGGTCTTCAACTTCTAG
- a CDS encoding iron-containing alcohol dehydrogenase, which translates to MRISKFAIPEIIFGRGSIVHLASCAKRVGARRVLFVSDSGLAKAGWVDRIQEILRDNGLEWVYFDAVNSNPRDHQIHEGADIYVRERADVIIAVGGGSPMDAAKGIGTIVGNGGSISDYEGANRIMRPLPPMIFLPTTAGSSSDISQFCIITDVARQVKMSIISRSLVPNVSIIDPLVLLTKSEELIISSAVDAFAHAVESYLSLLSSPFTEHQALKAIRLIARNIRPALESRSIEALENLSIASTCAGMSFSNAGLGIGHSLAHSLGGMFDVLHGLVHPILLPPVMRFNLAVSVDKLANIGRILCGPRMCSNEYLAQAGIAWLEHFFADLRVPVRLRDILPDSNCLETIAKAAVNDACTLTNPRPVSWESLLGVCQEAW; encoded by the coding sequence ATGCGGATCAGCAAGTTCGCCATTCCCGAAATCATCTTCGGCCGGGGCAGCATCGTCCATCTGGCTTCCTGCGCCAAACGCGTGGGCGCGCGCCGCGTGCTCTTCGTCAGCGACAGCGGCCTGGCCAAGGCCGGCTGGGTTGACCGCATCCAGGAAATCCTGCGCGACAACGGCCTGGAGTGGGTCTACTTCGATGCCGTCAACTCCAACCCCCGCGACCACCAGATTCACGAAGGGGCCGACATCTACGTGCGCGAGCGGGCCGACGTCATCATCGCCGTGGGCGGCGGCAGCCCCATGGACGCGGCCAAGGGCATCGGCACCATCGTCGGCAACGGCGGCAGCATCAGCGACTACGAAGGGGCCAACCGCATCATGCGGCCCCTGCCGCCCATGATCTTCCTGCCCACCACCGCCGGCTCAAGCTCGGACATCTCCCAGTTTTGCATCATCACCGACGTGGCCCGACAGGTGAAGATGTCCATCATCAGCCGGTCGCTGGTGCCCAACGTCTCCATCATCGATCCGCTGGTCCTCTTGACCAAGAGCGAGGAACTCATCATTTCCTCGGCCGTGGACGCCTTTGCCCATGCCGTGGAATCCTATCTGTCGCTTCTGTCCTCGCCCTTCACCGAGCACCAGGCCTTAAAAGCCATCCGGCTCATCGCCCGCAACATCCGCCCGGCCCTGGAGAGCCGCTCCATCGAGGCCCTGGAAAATTTAAGCATCGCCTCCACCTGCGCCGGCATGTCCTTTTCCAACGCCGGCCTGGGCATCGGCCACTCCCTGGCCCACAGCCTGGGCGGCATGTTCGACGTGCTCCACGGTCTGGTCCACCCGATCCTCTTGCCGCCGGTCATGCGCTTCAACTTGGCTGTGAGCGTGGACAAGCTCGCCAACATCGGCCGCATCCTGTGCGGACCGCGCATGTGTTCCAACGAGTATCTGGCCCAGGCCGGCATCGCCTGGCTGGAACACTTTTTCGCCGATCTGCGCGTGCCCGTGCGGCTGCGCGACATCCTGCCCGACAGCAACTGCCTGGAAACCATCGCCAAAGCGGCGGTCAACGACGCCTGCACCCTGACCAATCCCCGCCCGGTCAGCTGGGAATCGCTGCTTGGCGTGTGCCAGGAGGCTTGGTGA
- a CDS encoding two-component system sensor histidine kinase NtrB translates to MPGKGPSLEDLIGIEHSKLGFFQELRQTIEALKDANAQSAQRRREIAAILDGITDIMMVLTSDLRILSVNHVFRQTFPDVPRPEGMFCHQIFRGEDAPCPGCPASASFAAGDICRETAIFKIGGRNAQFEMVASPINRPDAPERHILVFKRDVSREKEYQAKFYQAEKMATIGMLATGVAHEVNNPLTAIFGFAEGLRRRLPALKEKVDPRVMEDVEDYVATILRECRRCQDIVTTLLTFSRQKTVSFSAVSLNAVVNDTLKLLRSHLKQRNQAKITVRVDLSENLPMVHGDEHQIKQVMLNLLVNAMDAITGPGRIVITTYQSSKGAVCLSVEDSGCGVPPENVDKLFEPFFTTKRSGKGIGIGLSTCMSIVKKHQGDITLKSTPGQGAIFTVSLPVNPEKTT, encoded by the coding sequence ATGCCCGGGAAGGGGCCTTCCCTGGAAGACCTCATCGGCATCGAGCACAGCAAGCTGGGGTTTTTCCAGGAGCTGCGCCAGACCATCGAGGCGCTCAAGGACGCCAACGCCCAGTCGGCCCAGCGACGCCGGGAGATCGCCGCCATTCTCGACGGCATCACCGACATCATGATGGTGCTCACAAGTGACCTGCGCATCCTCTCGGTCAACCACGTCTTTCGCCAGACCTTCCCCGACGTGCCCCGGCCAGAGGGCATGTTCTGCCACCAGATCTTTCGCGGCGAGGACGCGCCCTGCCCCGGCTGCCCGGCCAGCGCCTCGTTTGCCGCCGGCGACATCTGCCGCGAGACGGCCATCTTCAAGATCGGCGGCCGAAACGCCCAGTTCGAGATGGTGGCCTCGCCCATCAATCGTCCCGACGCCCCGGAACGCCACATCCTGGTCTTCAAGCGCGACGTCAGCCGGGAAAAGGAATACCAGGCCAAGTTCTACCAGGCCGAGAAGATGGCCACCATCGGCATGCTGGCCACGGGCGTGGCCCATGAGGTCAACAATCCGCTCACCGCCATCTTCGGCTTTGCCGAGGGCCTGCGCCGCCGCCTGCCGGCGCTCAAGGAAAAGGTCGATCCCCGGGTCATGGAGGATGTGGAGGACTATGTCGCCACCATCTTGCGCGAATGCCGGCGTTGTCAGGACATCGTCACCACGCTGTTGACGTTTAGTCGCCAAAAGACCGTCAGCTTCTCGGCCGTGAGCTTAAACGCCGTGGTCAACGACACCCTCAAGCTCCTGCGCAGCCACCTCAAGCAGCGCAACCAGGCGAAAATCACCGTGCGGGTGGATTTGAGCGAAAACCTGCCCATGGTCCACGGCGACGAACATCAAATCAAGCAGGTCATGCTCAATTTGCTCGTCAACGCCATGGACGCCATCACCGGACCGGGCCGCATCGTCATCACCACCTACCAGTCGTCCAAGGGGGCGGTGTGCCTGTCCGTGGAAGATTCCGGCTGCGGCGTGCCGCCGGAGAACGTGGACAAGCTCTTCGAACCCTTTTTCACCACCAAGCGTTCCGGCAAGGGCATCGGCATCGGGCTTTCCACCTGCATGTCCATCGTGAAAAAACACCAGGGCGACATCACCCTGAAGAGCACCCCCGGCCAGGGGGCGATCTTCACCGTGAGCCTGCCCGTCAACCCGGAAAAGACCACGTGA
- a CDS encoding sigma-54-dependent transcriptional regulator, which yields MTSPYSVLVVDDEPSIGKLLKKELSTPSRLVSTAETAHQAREALRRNTYEVAVLDLRLPDADGLDVLVELRQHSPDIEVIIITGHGNIDSAVEAMKLGAYDYITKPFNLEELELVVERAYQRACLRFENRQLRHAQKQAQPQQIVGNSAPVKQIRFLIDKVAPTDVPVLITGESGAGKEVAATAIQARSKRAEKPYVIKNCATLQKELARSELFGYVKGSFTGATENREGLMTFANKGTLFLDEIGELPLEVQASLLRTLENKTYRRVGDKDERTADIRLIFATNRNLAKEVEAGRFHEALYHRINVFNIELPPLRERKEDIPLLVEYFLGRIEGGGAYRVSDKAMGCLINYHWPGNIRELRNVIERGVILSEAGVITENALPRELSVKAEGESDFLSLDAVEREHIAKVLACFGNNRTLAATALGISRKTLYRKIREYNIM from the coding sequence GTGACCAGCCCTTACTCCGTACTCGTGGTGGACGACGAACCGTCCATCGGCAAGCTGCTCAAAAAAGAGTTGTCCACGCCCTCGCGTCTGGTGTCCACGGCCGAGACCGCCCACCAGGCCCGGGAGGCGCTGCGGCGCAACACCTACGAAGTGGCCGTGCTCGACCTGCGCCTGCCCGACGCCGACGGCCTCGACGTGCTTGTGGAGCTGCGCCAGCACTCCCCGGACATCGAAGTCATCATCATCACCGGCCACGGCAACATCGACAGCGCCGTGGAGGCCATGAAGCTCGGGGCCTACGACTACATCACCAAACCGTTTAATCTCGAAGAACTCGAACTGGTGGTGGAGCGGGCCTACCAGCGGGCCTGCCTGCGTTTTGAAAACCGCCAGCTGCGCCATGCCCAGAAACAGGCCCAGCCCCAGCAGATCGTCGGCAACTCGGCCCCGGTCAAGCAGATCCGGTTTTTGATCGACAAGGTGGCCCCAACCGACGTGCCCGTGCTCATTACCGGCGAATCCGGGGCCGGCAAGGAAGTGGCGGCCACGGCCATCCAGGCCCGCAGCAAACGGGCCGAGAAACCCTACGTCATCAAGAACTGCGCCACCCTGCAAAAGGAACTGGCCCGCTCGGAACTCTTCGGCTACGTCAAGGGGTCGTTCACCGGGGCCACCGAGAACCGCGAAGGGCTTATGACCTTCGCCAACAAGGGCACGCTGTTTCTCGACGAGATCGGTGAGCTGCCCCTGGAGGTCCAGGCCTCGCTGCTGCGCACACTCGAGAACAAGACCTACCGCCGCGTGGGCGACAAGGACGAGCGCACGGCCGACATCCGCCTTATCTTCGCCACCAACCGCAACCTGGCCAAGGAAGTGGAGGCCGGGCGGTTCCACGAGGCGCTGTATCACCGCATCAACGTCTTTAACATCGAGCTGCCGCCCCTTCGCGAACGCAAGGAAGACATCCCGCTTTTGGTGGAATATTTCCTCGGCCGCATCGAAGGCGGCGGGGCGTATCGCGTCTCGGACAAGGCCATGGGGTGTCTCATCAACTACCACTGGCCGGGCAACATCCGCGAGCTGCGCAACGTCATCGAGCGCGGGGTGATCCTGTCCGAAGCCGGGGTCATCACCGAAAACGCCTTGCCCCGGGAGTTGTCGGTCAAGGCCGAGGGCGAAAGCGATTTTCTGTCCCTTGACGCCGTCGAACGGGAGCATATCGCCAAGGTGCTGGCCTGCTTCGGCAACAATCGGACCCTGGCCGCCACGGCGTTGGGCATTTCTCGAAAGACGCTCTATCGCAAGATCCGAGAATATAATATCATGTAG
- a CDS encoding diguanylate cyclase domain-containing protein — translation MISSIDVVTLAICLGIVNLLQFVAFFIQYRIDPARPGPGCWTVASALGCVGLVVNFLRDFPSIQTASVVAYNLSLIGGQLLVYVGILRFLGRRERRGPLWVLAGLAAAAALTFTTVHDDIVARRVCGSVLYALLCFASSRALLRYNTPDIAVGARAVAALFTANGLALAALAAVPALPPLGLPQLSPPLPMTLTFLVLLVAGPLGSIGLIVLGNQKLAAENRKSHERVRTSKLFLQSVLDSLTAHIALIDADGGILLVNRAWRDFARQNGLDPALVSEGTNYLCACDNAACRNAPEADSFANGIRKVLAGELQQFAMEYPCHAPHERRWFVGRVTPFPGDGPSRVVVAHEDITARKLMEIALAESNRKLEALSATDPLTGIANRRRFDEALAGEYARHARTGAPLSLVMLDIDHFKKFNDAYGHAQGDACLAAVARAMAGCLHRPGDLAARYGGEEFICLLPDTSSQGARAVAETIREAVAALAIPHAHSSAAAVVTVSIGALTAACPPDADPGDLFRQVDALLYKAKDHGRNRVEAGGDGPPAQSGGPEKGIVRLFWDEAFESGNPAIDRQHQLLIAKGNDLLLLLTTQAADCETLAAAVDDAFFHVAEHFRDEERLLREAGFAGLDEHAAEHERLLQQGLALARECKEGVSPADAIIRFIVHDLVMVHMLAADVLYHACFADPAGPCSARD, via the coding sequence ATGATCTCGAGCATTGACGTCGTCACGCTGGCCATCTGCCTGGGGATTGTCAATCTCCTGCAGTTCGTCGCTTTTTTCATCCAGTACCGCATCGACCCGGCCCGGCCGGGGCCGGGGTGCTGGACCGTGGCCAGCGCCCTGGGCTGCGTCGGATTGGTCGTCAATTTCCTGCGCGACTTCCCCAGCATCCAAACCGCGTCCGTCGTCGCCTACAATCTGTCCCTTATCGGCGGGCAACTCCTTGTCTACGTCGGCATCCTACGCTTCCTTGGGCGCAGGGAGCGACGCGGCCCCCTTTGGGTCCTGGCCGGCCTGGCCGCCGCCGCCGCCCTGACCTTCACCACCGTCCACGACGACATCGTCGCCCGCCGCGTCTGCGGCTCGGTCCTCTACGCCTTGCTCTGCTTCGCCTCCAGCCGGGCTCTGCTGCGGTACAACACCCCGGACATCGCCGTCGGCGCGCGCGCCGTGGCCGCCCTTTTTACGGCAAACGGCCTGGCCCTGGCCGCCCTGGCCGCCGTCCCCGCCCTGCCCCCCCTGGGACTTCCGCAGCTTTCGCCCCCTCTGCCCATGACCCTGACCTTTCTCGTTCTCCTGGTGGCCGGCCCCCTCGGCAGCATCGGGCTCATCGTTCTTGGCAACCAGAAGCTCGCCGCCGAAAACCGGAAAAGCCATGAACGCGTGCGGACCTCCAAGCTGTTCTTGCAATCGGTCCTGGACAGCCTCACCGCCCACATCGCGCTCATCGACGCCGACGGCGGCATCCTTCTGGTCAACAGGGCCTGGCGCGACTTCGCCCGGCAAAACGGCCTGGACCCGGCACTGGTCAGCGAAGGGACCAACTACCTCTGCGCCTGCGACAACGCCGCCTGCCGCAACGCCCCCGAGGCCGACTCCTTTGCCAACGGCATCCGCAAGGTTCTGGCCGGCGAACTGCAACAATTCGCCATGGAATATCCCTGCCACGCCCCCCACGAACGGCGCTGGTTCGTGGGCCGGGTCACGCCTTTTCCCGGCGACGGCCCGTCCCGGGTGGTGGTGGCCCACGAGGACATCACCGCCCGAAAGCTCATGGAAATCGCCCTGGCCGAGTCCAACCGCAAGCTCGAAGCCTTAAGCGCCACCGATCCGCTCACCGGCATCGCCAACCGCCGCCGTTTCGATGAGGCCCTGGCCGGCGAATACGCCCGCCATGCCCGCACCGGCGCGCCCCTGTCCCTGGTCATGCTCGACATCGACCATTTCAAAAAGTTCAACGACGCCTACGGCCACGCCCAGGGCGACGCCTGCCTGGCCGCCGTGGCCCGGGCCATGGCCGGCTGTCTCCACCGGCCGGGCGACCTGGCCGCCCGCTACGGCGGCGAAGAATTCATCTGCCTGCTGCCCGACACCAGCTCCCAGGGCGCCCGGGCCGTGGCCGAAACCATCCGCGAGGCCGTGGCCGCCCTGGCCATCCCCCACGCCCATTCCTCGGCCGCGGCCGTGGTCACCGTCAGCATCGGCGCCCTGACCGCCGCCTGTCCCCCCGACGCCGACCCCGGCGACCTCTTCAGGCAGGTCGATGCCCTGCTGTATAAAGCCAAGGACCACGGCCGCAACCGGGTTGAAGCCGGGGGCGATGGCCCGCCGGCCCAAAGCGGCGGCCCGGAGAAAGGCATTGTCCGCCTTTTTTGGGATGAAGCCTTTGAAAGCGGCAACCCGGCCATCGACCGCCAGCACCAGCTGCTTATCGCTAAGGGCAACGATCTGCTGCTGCTGCTGACCACCCAAGCTGCTGACTGCGAAACCCTGGCCGCCGCCGTGGACGACGCCTTCTTCCATGTCGCCGAGCACTTCCGCGACGAGGAACGCCTGCTGCGCGAAGCCGGCTTTGCCGGCCTGGACGAACACGCCGCCGAACACGAGCGCCTGTTGCAACAAGGGCTGGCTCTGGCCCGGGAGTGCAAAGAGGGCGTCTCCCCGGCCGACGCCATCATCCGCTTCATCGTCCACGATCTGGTCATGGTGCACATGCTGGCCGCTGACGTGCTTTATCACGCCTGCTTTGCGGATCCGGCCGGGCCTTGCTCCGCCCGGGATTGA